One stretch of Prunus persica cultivar Lovell chromosome G1, Prunus_persica_NCBIv2, whole genome shotgun sequence DNA includes these proteins:
- the LOC18790656 gene encoding cytochrome P450 CYP72A219 — MASCVAVLIVVWVSIVIAWAWRVLNWVWLRPKKLERCLKEQGFTGNSYRLLFGDTKDSSMMLRQAQSKPMKLSTSHDIAPRVMPFVHQTVNTYGRNSFVWVGPIPKVNILNPEDLKEIFNKHENIQRTVANPIIDLLVQGLGSTVDEKWAKHRKIINPAFHLEKLKGMLPTFYHSCSEMINEWERLVSKEGSCELDVWPCLLNMSADVISRAAFGSSYQEGRKIFQLLQQQTKNYAAAIQSVHIPFLPTKHHKRMKEINKEIRVLLRGIINKREEAIKMGEASNHDLLGILLESNLKEIREHGNKRNTGMSVEDVIEECKLFYFAGQETTSTLLVWAIVLLSQNQNWQTRAREEVLQAFGSNPPTFDALSQLKVVTMVLLEVLRLYPPGIELPRTLRRKTQLGRFSLPAGVDVSLHILLVHHNEELWGEDAHEFKPERFSDGVSKATKNQFAYFPFGAGPRICIGQNFAMLEAKLALSLILQHFTFELSPSYAHAPALLTILQPQYGAHIILSKR; from the exons ATGGCCAGTTGCGTTGCAGTACTAATTGTTGTTTGGGTGAGCATAGTGATTGCATGGGCATGGAGGGTGCTGAATTGGGTGTGGTTGAGGCCAAAAAAACTAGAAAGATGCTTGAAGGAGCAAGGCTTTACAGGCAATTCTTACAGGCTTTTGTTTGGAGACACCAAGGATAGCTCAATGATGCTGCGACAAGCACAATCCAAACCCATGAAACTTTCCACCTCCCATGATATAGCGCCACGGGTCATGCCATTTGTCCATCAAACTGTGAACACTTACG GTAGGAATTCTTTTGTCTGGGTGGGCCCCATACCAAAGGTGAACATCTTGAATCCAGAAGATTTGAAAGAAATATTCAacaaacatgaaaatattCAGAGGACAGTAGCAAACCCTATTATCGACTTGCTAGTACAGGGCCTTGGATCCACTGTAGATGAGAAATGGGCTAAACACAGGAAGATTATCAACCCAGCATTCCATTTAGAGAAGCTAAAG GGTATGTTACCAACATTTTACCACAGCTGTAGCGAGATGATTAACGAGTGGGAGAGGTTGGTGTCCAAAGAAGGTTCATGTGAGTTGGATGTGTGGCCATGTCTTCTAAATATGTCGGCCGATGTGATTTCTCGGGCTGCATTTGGAAGTAGCTATCAAGagggaagaaaaatatttcagCTActacaacaacaaacaaaaaattatgcagCAGCCATCCAAAGTGTTCACATTCCGTTTCTACCAACCAAGCATCACAAGAGGATGAAGGAAATCAATAAAGAAATAAGAGTGTTGCTCAGGggtattataaataaaagagaagaggCAATTAAGATGGGTGAAGCCAGTAATCATGACTTGTTAGGTATACTTTTGGAGTCCAACTTGAAGGAAATTCGAGAACATGGGAACAAGAGAAACACTGGAATGAGTGTTGAAGATGTAATTGAGGAGTGTAAGTTGTTTTACTTCGCTGGCCAAGAGACCACTTCTACGCTGCTTGTTTGGGCAATTGTTTTGCTAAGTCAAAACCAAAATTGGCAAACTCGTGCAAGAGAAGAGGTCTTGCAAGCCTTTGGAAGCAACCCACCAACCTTTGATGCCCTAAGCCAACTAAAAGTT GTGACCATGGTTTTACTTGAAGTTCTTCGATTATACCCGCCAGGTATTGAGCTTCCACGAACCCTTCGAAGGAAAACACAGCTTGGAAGGTTCTCATTACCGGCTGGAGTCGATGTCTCCTTACACATACTGCTTGTTCACCATAACGAAGAATTGTGGGGTGAGGATGCACATGAGTTCAAGCCAGAGAGGTTTTCAGATGGAGTTTCAAAGGCAACAAAGAACCAATTTGCATACTTTCCTTTTGGAGCCGGTCCAAGGATTTGCATTGGACAAAACTTTGCTATGCTGGAAGCAAAATTGGCCTTGTCATTGATTCTGCAACACTTTACCTTTGAACTCTCTCCCTCCTATGCTCATGCTCCTGCGTTACTAACCATCCTTCAACCTCAATATGGTGCTCATATCATTTTAAGTAAACGTTGA